A genomic window from Bacteroidota bacterium includes:
- a CDS encoding glycosyltransferase, which yields MPRILRIVNRFNLGGPTYNAAYLTKYLSPDFETLLIGGMKDETEESSEFILKNLGLNYQIIPEMKRSINPINDFAAYHKIKNSIREFQPHIVHTHAAKAGALGRQAAFSCKVPVTVHTFHGHVFHSYFGGIKTLFYKNIERKLAKKTSAISALSEKQKQELVEEHKICSSEKVHVVPLGFDLNRFHENIEMKRKNFRAKYNLSENEIAIGIVGRLVPVKNHSLFLYAIKYLKENSSKKILGFLIGDGEERNFLEEKAKELGIKENILFTSWEKNVDKIYPGLDIVCLTSFNEGTPVSLIEAQAANRPIVSTSVGGIENAVVPNNTALLSEISDEQKYFDNLLRLVDNDNLRSEMGRGGWDFVKDKFSYSRLVNDMKLLYTQLLK from the coding sequence ATGCCAAGGATTCTGCGCATAGTAAATCGTTTTAATCTGGGAGGGCCAACTTACAATGCCGCCTATCTTACCAAATATCTTTCTCCTGATTTTGAAACGCTTCTTATTGGCGGAATGAAAGATGAAACCGAAGAAAGTTCAGAATTTATTTTGAAAAATCTCGGTCTGAATTATCAAATCATTCCCGAAATGAAACGCTCAATAAATCCAATCAATGATTTTGCAGCGTATCATAAGATAAAAAATAGTATTCGGGAATTTCAACCGCACATTGTTCATACGCATGCGGCAAAAGCAGGCGCGCTTGGAAGGCAAGCGGCATTTTCATGCAAGGTTCCGGTAACTGTTCACACTTTTCATGGACATGTTTTTCATTCTTATTTTGGAGGAATTAAAACTCTTTTCTATAAAAATATTGAAAGAAAACTTGCAAAAAAAACTTCAGCAATAAGTGCACTAAGTGAAAAGCAAAAACAGGAATTAGTTGAAGAGCATAAAATATGTTCTTCTGAAAAAGTGCATGTAGTTCCACTTGGGTTTGATTTGAACCGTTTTCATGAGAATATAGAAATGAAAAGAAAAAATTTCAGAGCGAAATATAATCTTTCAGAAAATGAAATCGCCATTGGAATTGTGGGAAGATTGGTGCCGGTAAAAAATCATTCTTTGTTTTTGTACGCAATAAAATATCTAAAAGAAAATTCTTCGAAAAAAATCCTTGGCTTCCTAATTGGAGATGGCGAAGAAAGAAATTTTCTTGAAGAAAAAGCAAAAGAACTTGGCATAAAAGAAAACATTCTATTTACTTCCTGGGAAAAAAACGTGGATAAAATTTATCCCGGATTGGATATTGTTTGCCTTACTTCTTTTAATGAAGGAACGCCTGTGAGTTTGATTGAAGCACAAGCGGCAAATCGCCCGATTGTTTCTACAAGCGTTGGTGGAATTGAAAACGCTGTAGTTCCAAATAACACCGCCTTGCTTTCCGAAATTTCAGATGAACAAAAATATTTTGATAACCTGCTTCGTTTGGTTGATAACGATAATTTGCGGAGTGAAATGGGTAGAGGCGGCTGGGATTTTGTGAAAGATAAATTCAGTTACTCACGGCTTGTGAATGACATGAAATTACTCTATACGCAACTTCTAAAATAA